Within the Gigantopelta aegis isolate Gae_Host chromosome 8, Gae_host_genome, whole genome shotgun sequence genome, the region TTTTCAGGTCAGATAATTTTGCCTGAACTTCTCCAATGTTTTTGCCCAAAAGTGAACATTTGCTCCAGAAAATGGGGGATGCAAGtagacccccacccacccagcatACGCTTATGAGATTGTATATGCAAGTATTGTGGAAATAATGTTACATCAGATTTACCAAGTTTATATATGaagtataaatatatgaagtattTTTGTCACGTAGGCTACCTGTGATAAACAGCTGGTCGGGATTAGATAAACAGCTGGTCGGGATTAGGCTGAAGTGGTCGGAATTAGGCCAATGTGGTCAACAAATGGTCGAATTGACATctttaataaaagaggcatcTATTATACTTTGTTATGTCAACATGTCTTATGTTCGACCACAAAAGGGCCCGGCTGTTGTGGATAGCAATAATAGAGACTTCATTACGTTTATAACCTTTGCATACGTCACAGACTGCTTTCAAAAAAGATGTGGTCGAGATATGGTCACTTTGCCCTACTGTAAAtgtatcggggggggggggggggggggggggggagcagttTAAAAAGTACCACTGTCCAAATACTGAACTGAAATAAAGACATACCCAGAAAATattggggggggagggaggggccAAGGGGAGGCAAATGTCAATGAAAActgaataaactttaaaaagggggcactttatttaattttttctcccacgttatgattattatatgaaattattggaagatCATTTTGTATGAAGTCAAAACGTCGCAGTGTTTTGATATCGACCGTACTTGGGACACTTGTTAAGTAGGAAgtacataccccccccccccccccggaactgCCACTGTCTGGTGGTAATATCTGtaaaactaataaatgaaaCATGCCATACATCATCCACGATTTCAGATCGTAGATGATcgcatgggcgtcgatcggtgggagacaggggggacgcgtccccctcacttttcaacgccgggggacaatctatataaatgacCACCACACGTTTTcatttagcacacacacacacacacactaacacgccccccccccccccccccccccccccccccccccccccacacacacacacttttaaagccggattgacgcccatggtCATGAAATGTAGTGCCACGTCTCTCTGGTTGTAAATGAAATTACTTCAAAACGTGCCTGTAATGCTTTTATCCTATCGTTAATAATGGACGGAACACACCACAAATACATCCTAATTGCATCTGGCAACGCAAACCAGAATAGTTAGTTCTGCGCGGCTGATTACAATTAAAGATATAAAGCGATTCACTAGAGCCGTCTTCGGCAGAATCGACTGCACATGCGCATTTAGTGCTTATCGATAAATAACGGAAGAGCcgaaatacatttcaattagGCCTAAGCCTACTCGGTTTTATAAACCTCGCAGAGATAACAGCAGTTTACATCAGAAATAAATACTGAACAGTCGCCAACAGAGTAATAATAGCATACTACACATTAAATAGCCCAATATCTGTGTTTGCGATTCACGCAAATGGCTAAATGTGAACATATGGCGATATTTAACGGTCGTGTGCATGCATACCTTGCCGAGAGTTTCGGAAATCTGTTGATACACGTGGATGTTCCGTTTTGAATTGGTCAGCGTTTGCTGTACATGTGGCTCCCTCCAGATCGCTATTAAACATTCCGTCTCGGAATCCTTCCAGTCCTCGCCTTTCCCCATATTGTTCGCCGTTGGCCTAATGTCGGGCGCAACACGAAAGCAGGTCTGAAACTAAATCGATTTTGTTTAGGCGATTACACTTGAAGCGATTGTCTGCTCCGAACTAACTCCCTCCGTTAAACTGGATGTCGAGACTGTTATACTGATTTATCTCGATTGCCGTTCACATCCGCTGTAACAATTCGAAATCAAAgcggtttattttatattaacagatttatatcaaaatatgcGTGTACACTTATGGAATGCAAATTACTTCAAAACGTTTCATAAGTTAGCGTGAACAGGCATCTCGTCTTCTGCCTGTTAGGCCTGTACTTGCTGCAGAAATGGTTTCTGACATCATGAATCAAGTGTTTTATGGCCAAAACACAGCGTTTGGCACCAATCGAAAATGAAACGCATTGGGCCTcggaccacaattaattacactaTGTTTTCTAGAGTTATCCAGCCATTTGATTGCCCAAACTACGGAAACGAATgtgagaaaatatagttttcttgttatgtgattaatggtaagggagctgcttagtatgctgaattgttacactgggtcTGACAgggaagaggatgcagttagtgaatatgtgcacgtggtttacactggataaaGCATACTGTCCCCTACAGCACCTTAAAGTCATGcaacatttgtataaaatacacagaaatgggtgtgattagGTCCCTTAGCCcaagtgtttgtttacattgatgtAACGTGAAAAAGAGGTGGATAACAGAGGTCATCCTTTTAAGTGTTCATTGGCCCCAGGCAGATAAGGTTTCTTGTGAAATGccaatggcctggtgaaattaataaaagtgctacagccactggggctacatgagcaAACATAGTGTCATTAATTGTGGTTTGAGGCCtactggcgcgaactacagatctggcaacagatgATAGAACCTGCGCTACATTTTAGCTGCCAAACTGGCAGCTGCGCAATGTTCGAACCTTACTCATTCAttgttcttaaagggacattcccgagtttgctgcattgtaacatgtttccgactactaaaatatttctacgattaaacttacatattaaatatattttcgtgtttagaatatcagtgtttgtatattcaatgtgtttctggtcgtcttttAATTTTCGACTAGCACCATACTCTTCAGACCCAAATCAGGTATTTGGGGCCATAGAACATGCGCTATATTTTCACAGTGCCAGACTGGCAGCTACACAATATTGGAACTTTATTAATCAATTTTGATTTCGCATACTTATGTTTTTTGTTCTGGTGTTTATAGAAGTAAATGTATCTAAAAATATGGactcatcaatatatatatatatatatatatatatatacatacagtcgaacctggtctaacggtcacctgtacataacggtcacctgcctataacggccactataaatccccccaatgcatttccttctttatttgacctgtacataacggtcacctaTCCCCAacggccagcggtcactattttccacccaaaatcacaggttgaactTGCCTtaacggtcacaagatgatcgtcgTAAAGACGTTTTTTGCTTTATGTTTTGACGCTGGTTTGGTCTTTAATATTTCAGTCAtcctaaaaattataaattaaatgtgtttatatggccatgtcaTGTAAAAGCCTTGggtttattttctgtcaaagtaaagttccattgtaattctctgatcgtaactgaaaaacaaacggACACTCAGTAACTTCCGTTACTGGTGGGTtaattcgattggttctcaGCATCCTCACTGAATAGTAGTcgacttcccattggctgtacataatgtaatctgtatgtatggtcactctATAATTGAGTCTCGAGAAACTAAACAAATGAGGTATTATGTTAGGTGTTTCATTGTGTCTAGCCAGTCatgattgttaaataaacatgttgTTGAAGGCGGCGGTCATTGCAGATGTCCCGTGTTCGGATTATTTAAGCGACTCCTGatcttattcagctgtaatcaatggtcatactccactgaaggattagcggtgacataaaacaaacaaatgagtcaaacatgtcacatgggtaataaccttcaattacacaaaatatcttctgcaaGTCAATGTTAGCGTTTGTGAAATATATCAACGAATACGTTTGCATGCAAAATGCCACCGAAAAATCGTACTTTAACGTTAGAACAGAGAATCGACGTTATTAGGCACTTTAAGTGCGCGAAAGATCGCcgatcattttggtgtaggacgttttcagattaagtctattttaaaaaggaaagctgatgttctggccgattttgacaataatgtttcagccgaaagaaaaaggcagaagaaagcaacaggcaatgatgacataaacaagctagtgtgggaatggtttaaaaatgcgacatctttttttatgacagttgtgatattctttatatatgggttctaattttgaacttgtatataAGGATCACCTctctataacggccacttttgtTAGGTCCCTTGgtgtggccgttatatacaggtatgactgcatatatatatatatatatatatatatatatatatatatatatatatatatatatatatatatatatatatatatataagagctacactcgccagacccagcTCAGTATGTTTTGGGCCATAGAACATGCGCTATATTTTCAGTGTCGGAGTGGCAGCATAAGCAATATTATAACACTCGATTcaacaaagtaaagtaaagtttgttttatttaacgactagagcacattgattttttatcttatcatcggctattggacgtcaaacatatggtcattctgacactgtttttgttttagaggaaacccgctgtcgccacataaactactcttttacgacaggcagcaagatatcttttatttgctcttcccacaggcaggatagcacaaaccatggcctttgttgaaccagttatggatcactggtcggtgcaagtggtttacacctacccattgagccttgcggagcactcactcacggtttggagtcggtatctggattaaaaatcccatgcctcgactgggatccgaacccattatctaccagcctgtagatcgatggcctaaccgcgCGTGgagcgagcgttgtaccactgggctacgtcccgccccagagtCGCTAAAGATATTTAAAGTGGACGACATCAAATGTAGTATCTCAACACAATGACGACCATTTTCAACTATTTAACATTACAAGTTTGTTTATTCTCGTGCATTGTGTGCGTGTGGTCTTCATCTGGgttgtccagccagtgcacatcaaaggccgtggtatgtactaccgtgtctgtgggatggtgcatataaaagatcccttgctgctaatcgaaaaagagtagcccatgaagtggcgacagcgggtttcctctctcgatatctgtgtgtggtccttaaccatatgtctgacgccatataactgtaaatacaatgtgttgagtacgtcgttaaataaaatagttctttcttttcttttttttcatctggGTTGCTTTTGGCATAGACCGGAAATACTACCAGCCATGAAGCACAGGCGACTGATGTAAATGTAACTCAGTATCAAGGTAAATCAATATCCACACAGACCGGCTGAGCTAATGACCAAATTCACCACTATACTAGCTACTGGTGACAGATACTACtacataaaacacaaatatattatcggtaattgttttatttgtcttCATTTATTATGTTTGAACCATTGGCGACTTCCCGCCCTGATGACGTCAGACCCAGCCCACCTATCACAAGCTgcatcactttatattggtgGTCTCTGTCTTCTCTTCTTTGTCTTTCTTCCATTGCCATTCGCTCCTTTTCGTTTTCTTGCTTTAGAAGCTCAATTTCTGCCTCCTTGAGGCGCACCGCAAGACGTTCTTTCTCTGTGTCGGCAAGTTTTTCAGTCAACACAGCCTGCTGACCGACAATGGAGACAAGAGTTCGCTGTAAACTGTACAGATTATCCAACATACTTTTAGCAAACGACACATTATTTGTAGATTCGTTTTGATTTGCCTCAGAAGAAAAGCTAAGACTATTTTCAACATGATTTTGATCATTAAGGAAATCACACGACTGCGATTGAGAAAGATGTAGATTATTCAAACTCGAGTTGTCTCGAGCAGAAGGGCAATCAGAACGTCCAGATGTTGGTTTCTTGTTAGAACTAATAAAATGCGACTCACGTTGTAGAGGATCACCACAATCCAGACGTTTCCTTGCATCGCTTTCGTTAACTGGATTAGACCAACTTTTCGCCATGACCATTTTACTTCTGACACTGTCAATCATTTCTTGTTCTGGACGAACCGATAAGTTAGGCGACGGATTAGTTTCGCGTGAATCGTTTTGCATAACCAAGATTTGATTTGTGTCTTTCCTCTGGTTACAATCGTGGCCGGTTTGGCCATACAGACTGCTCGAACTGCAGGTGTCTTTAATATGGTTGCACGTGACTCCATTATCAAGAGACGATAGAATTTCTGCACCTAAGACTTGGTGGTCCGATTCTTTAGCAGACAGTGTTGGCTGTTCATGAACCATTGCATTTCCACCACTGTCAGGGTTAGGGTTGTGGTGGTTTGTTTCCACAAAATCTGATTGGTTAACTGCTGTTTGGCCACTGCGCGACTGAAGCAGCTGCTGTATTTGACTATCAAGGTGTTGGTTACAATGGCTACTGTATCCCCACACGTCACCCGGTGAACTGGTAGATCCACGATATACCAGCTTCTGGTATTCATCTCTAACAGCTGAGACACTCTCGTGGTTTTGAAAAGACTGATCACTGTCGCCGTCAGAAACGATCTCGGATTTTACAATATCAAAGCCGTCTGTCTCCACATTGTCATACATTACGTTTAACGAAAAACACTCGCTGCTTTTGTTTAAATTGATTACTTGTTTGATTTTCCGGTAAAATTTCCCAACAAGTCCACCAATCCTACGCGACGCTCTACTTTGTTTGAACAAGCGTTTCAACGTCTTCATGCGCGTGCGACACTGCGCAGCGTTTTTCCGGAAGCCTCGATTACTGATCTCGGTGGCTATGGACTGATACAGGTGCCAGAGGTCATACGAGTTGATGCCGTTAAACTTTTCTAACCAGATATCCAGAAGGATGGTGGTTTCCTCGTCCGTCCACGGCTGACGTCGGCGGGCAAAAGCTAGTGCCAACTGCCCGTCCATCTTGGATAGGTATCGAGACTGACGCAAATTCTCGAGATCACAACTTCAGATTCAGATTTTAATCTGCAGGTGGACTAGTCTACGACGACAGCAGCGGGTCCCGGTTTTAGTGCATGGTAGATGCAGCAGCAGTGTACCAGTCTACTTGCACCACCGttctgaaaataataaaataataaagtcaATTATAAAACGACCgtcttcggtggtgtcgtggttaagccatcggacataaggctagtaggtacagggttcgcagcctgatactaccggctcccatccagagtgagttttaacaattcaatgggtaggtgtaacaccactgcaccctcttctctctcgctaaccactaactcactgtcctggacagcccacatagctaaggtgtgtgcccataatagcgtgtttgaaccttaattggacaaacacacaaaaacaagttcaaatgaatggaaattattaaacaaaaacgaaacaaaacaatcaaagcAAAATACATATCGTATCATATAGTTATGCGCATGactttttgtttattagtttGTGGATATATTTGCGTTGACAGCGGTTAGGTACGATATAATTCACTGCTAGGCTcgctcatctctctctctctctctctctctctctccccccccccccccccccccccgaatttaGAGATTtaaaacgaaaatgcctgaatctcgGTATTGACttatattgttatttgtattattaacaaaaagttATATTAGTTTGCAAACGAATATCTTCGCATTTGTACAACTAataactattaaagggacatgccttagtttttaaacacgaaggcatatttttcacctagaccctggTTTCAAccagtaaaaatggacactaagtttacaaacatgtaattaatttggatacaactgagtgaaacaatagtctgtgacgttgaaatacccagAGGCACGTGCGTttcaaaaaatatgaaaaatgcattttgtggcataataataataataataataataataaaaaaacgaaagaaggaaacgaaacaaaaaaagagatCCTACATAACTGTCCggtgtcaaaataaaataaaataaaattgtcacggggatcctataggagaagccacggtgacatcacatgttttgatcacgtggtaccgCGTGAGCTCTGGTAGGCAAGAACCACTGTTGACATTAGTAGTAAAGAACAATCGAATGTTTTTTTcgtcaattaaatcagtgtagactGGCTTTAATGAATGGTATTTTACcatggtaatttcatacgttgttgttaGCCGCACAAATCACTGTAGGAAGGATTATGCAATTATTTTCATCAAACAGGGGCCTACTACTGGAAGCGAAACGTCGAACAGTAAGCCgacaacaatcaactttgcCTATCCCACAACCGTGAGCAACGGAGATCGTCATGttatacaaggtttgttgtgtgttattcattcgtaatactaGTACACGTAGAGtgtttattgaaatgaaaaattgaagagataataaaattaaaatgaaaaaaaaaatgaaaaaaaacccacaccaccaAACTGAATGGAAACGAAGATGCCCTGTTGACAGTACCCAGCCAATCGACaaacgttttatgtaactttgtattgacagatccaTTATAGTGGGTAAATAAAAATCTGAGTGTACTTTATATTGTATcatgccataaaatatgtaggtggctggagtatttatagttttaattaaataacagggagctgtatgtgtgtgtgtgtgtgagagagagagagagagagagagagagagagagagagagagagagagagagagagagagagagagagagagagagtcaaatCATGCTGTAGTTACTAAACtaatatgtacacaatataaaactttcatacttatatcatagaaaattaacaattttgatattttttctaGATATCAATGATCcctgtttatggacaaaaagaGAACCGGCAGCTCTTGGAATAAATAAGGGCCTTTCAGGATGAATTAAGGCCCTTTTAGGGCgaattaagggatgctaaggagaacactggtatCAGATTCGGCGTTTCTTTTCTACGGTACCTCATGTTTCTGTGCACAAGGATACCAGAACTtttttcactgactttccaaactatGCAGCattattggggctattcagtatttgatgatgacattgataacacttggacttaatctttttttttaccacgatctctattttctaataaaacagAATTtccaaaatcaataaaattatatcgagaAACCACAGACAaggcatattttgtaaaaaaaaattatcattataaaccaatgatcaaatgatatttgcattgtgttaatttgtattttaaattaaaacataaaaacattttattgttacaaTTTACAGAAATTAgttgttttaactgtttttttattaatcaggttgaaagtgaAAGCCTTTTGAAACTGCCTCTTGCCAAAGGTAACTGACACAGTTTTGGATTTGAAaagaaggaatcttttattcgACGATGCactcaagtcattttaattacggatataaggagtcggacatgtttagggatcacacagataatattagggaggaaaccagctgcttctgattagcagcaagggatcttttatatgcagcagcccacagacaggataataaatagcatagcctttgttacaccagttgtggagcactggctggaacgagaaatagccccataggaccaccaacgggaatcaatcctagaccgccTGTGTATTAAACTATGTTCTACCCCGTATGGGATTAggtgattaaaatatttatatatatatatgtgtgtgtgtgtgtgtgtgtgtgtgtgtgtgtgtctgtgtgtgtaattGGGGGACCAAGTAAATTTAAGGTGTATCCGCTTTAAAAGGCTAAGTtgtgtactaatatttaaaaagggacgctGTAGCTAGAGGGACCAATGCATGTGGTCATGGAACAGGTACTGAAACTAAATTTAGTatcctccattttaatacaatgtgttaatatgtatccgaTGTCAGTAACTTTAAGGAATAAAGAAggactaaataaaattaatagttttaaagttttgtaaagttttctaatgagatacttacttgcttaaactttattgttgatgaaaagccgtacaaatgaaccagtagacaagtATAACACATCAATGTTGTCTactggttgttcatttgtgacaaatgttcaataaaaaaaaaatataaatatacatggggtatttaaaattgtttaaagaaataatttcatttgaCAAAgggtattatttcttttaaaacagttttaaatacatacaggcctacttattgtattttataatttttatttgtgtatgtgtgctcgtttgtattgtaatgatttgcttgaaatatggaccagacgccttaaaaataaaatacatggaataaaaatatttattcatgtaaaaaaaagagaaaaaaaaaaagaggaagtttgttatagttttgaactcggCCAATCGTCAAATTTTATGGGTCAAAAGAGTGCATGTATCTTCTCCAATAggagctatgtagaatagcgttcccgtatgtatgtatgtatgtatgtatgtatgcccacaaatgactgtcaggtcagatgtcgagaattaacgtgcttatatcaatttaatgttcaagcacgctcgttgcgagcacgatttctgactaggGCGAGAAACTGCTCACaacgagaggggtggggagagtgttggttaaaaaaaaaaaaaaataaaaaaaaataaaaacgtttatacatttgattagataaaaatactaattaatggttaaataaactttatttacaaggaagttaaaaagtgtttatacaaagggttaaaaagggtttctacaaatgattaggtaaaaagtagaatattgacaataaaatatgtcgTAGGAGAGTTGACGGGAAGGTCTGCcccattttaattcatttccctAGGCCGTCCcgtccaccacctccaccataatGGAAATGTTAAGAATTGGAAAGTGGAGATTAATGAATGATATCTCCATATTAACCATACCATGAACCCGCataaaactatgtgattggTGCTGTGACTTAACTTAAGTCAAAAGAGCTATCACCTAACTTTTAACATCCATTTAAAACAATGAGAaggataaaaaaagaagtaaataataaaataacaataaaacaataataataagaaaataaaataagaagaaaaaaagaagaattttttattttattttatataaacatgtcaTAGTAGTAGATTAAAAGGTGTTAATGTAAGTAGAAAGGGAAAAGGTGGATTATATTTTAGTGTCCAGTcgtataaaagtaaagtaaaattgtgggcaatattaatgttaaacccCCTCTGGAATCCCAATAAGGATACCAATCCATACGAGATGTAGTTCCAATAGGGgtcacataattattaaaataccaaaaataatttagtttttattaatcacatatggttaagaacaaaAGTCAAAAAGTTAAAACGTATAAGGATTACTAATATACAGCGTATTACTCCTGCCAGAGAGATTAGACGCAGTGTAACCCTTGATAAATTAAACGTATAAAACACAGCATAAAACATagaacataacacacacacacacacacacacacacacatatatacatatacaattataaagaagggggagaaaaaaagaaagaaaatcccACAAAACGAAcatatacaacaacaacaaaaacaaaaccccaaccccccccccccccccaaaaaaaaaaaaaaaaaaacccggac harbors:
- the LOC121379154 gene encoding uncharacterized protein LOC121379154 isoform X1; protein product: MDGQLALAFARRRQPWTDEETTILLDIWLEKFNGINSYDLWHLYQSIATEISNRGFRKNAAQCRTRMKTLKRLFKQSRASRRIGGLVGKFYRKIKQVINLNKSSECFSLNVMYDNVETDGFDIVKSEIVSDGDSDQSFQNHESVSAVRDEYQKLVYRGSTSSPGDVWGYSSHCNQHLDSQIQQLLQSRSGQTAVNQSDFVETNHHNPNPDSGGNAMVHEQPTLSAKESDHQVLGAEILSSLDNGVTCNHIKDTCSSSSLYGQTGHDCNQRKDTNQILVMQNDSRETNPSPNLSVRPEQEMIDSVRSKMVMAKSWSNPVNESDARKRLDCGDPLQRESHFISSNKKPTSGRSDCPSARDNSSLNNLHLSQSQSCDFLNDQNHVENSLSFSSEANQNESTNNVSFAKSMLDNLYSLQRTLVSIVGQQAVLTEKLADTEKERLAVRLKEAEIELLKQENEKERMAMEERQRREDRDHQYKVMQLVIGGLGLTSSGREVANGSNIINEDK